From the genome of Primulina eburnea isolate SZY01 chromosome 12, ASM2296580v1, whole genome shotgun sequence, one region includes:
- the LOC140807662 gene encoding uncharacterized protein — MAKNGCTLMADGWRDRKGRSLVNFLVNTPKGSIFIEPVDASSYSHTGEKMFELLDKFVQKVGVNNIVQVVTDSASNNVYAGKKLMDKYPNLYWAPCAAHCLDLIFEDIFKMPDLKRALERAINVNGYIYNRTMLLNMMREFTGQRDLIRPAKTRFATAFLTMRSFQQHKQHLRKMFTSENWSKSKFAKEQTGKQAQKIILMPSFWNSIIYALKVGGPLLEVLRLVMGRRSLPWVIHTSQWIGLRRK, encoded by the exons ATGGCGAAGAATGGTTGTACTTTGATGGCTGATGGGTGGAGAGATAGAAAGGGGAGATCacttgtcaatttcttggtgaatACCCCAAAAGGCAGCATCTTTATTGAACCAGTTGATGCATCTAGCTACTCTCACACGGGTGAGAAGATGTTTGAGTTGCTTGACAAGTTTGTGCAAAAAGTTGGGGTGAATAATATTGTTCAAGTGGTCACTGACAGTGCATCAAATAATGTTTATGCGG GAAAGAAGTTGATGGATAAATATCCAAACTTGTATTGGGCCCCGTGTGCAGCACATTGTTTGGATTTGATTTTTGAGGACATATTCAAAATGCCAGATTTGAAGAGGGCACTTGAGCGGGCAATTAATGTTAACGGATATATTTACAACCGAACTATGTTGTTGAACATGATGAGAGAGTTCACCGGCCAAAGAGACCTTATCAGGCCAGCTAAAACTCGTTTTGCCACCGCTTTCTTGACTATGAGAAGCTTTCAGCAGCATAAGCAACATTTGAGAAAGATGTTTACTTCAGAAAATTGGAGTAAAAGCAAATTTGCGAAGGAACAGACGGGTAAGCAAGCACAGAAAATTATTTTGATGCCTTCATTTTGGAATTCTATCATTTATGCTCTGAAAGTTGGTGGCCCATTATTGGAGGTACTTCGGTTGGTGATGGGGAGAAGAAGCCTGCCATGGGTTATACATACGAGTCAATGGATAGGGCTAAGGAGAAAATAG